From a region of the Ammospiza nelsoni isolate bAmmNel1 chromosome 26, bAmmNel1.pri, whole genome shotgun sequence genome:
- the HOXB3 gene encoding homeobox protein Hox-B3, which produces MQKASYYDSSTLFGGYSYANGFGYEGAQPPFQASSHLESDFQRSSCSLQSHGKSKELNGSCMRPAEPPASPNANSANSANSANNAGKNSPGKSSLGASGSISKQIFPWMKESRQNSKQKNGSPGAETCGGGGGGGEKSPPGSSASKRARTAYTSAQLVELEKEFHFNRYLCRPRRVEMANLLNLSERQIKIWFQNRRMKYKKDQKSKGMGGSSSGGPSPAGSPPQPMQASAGFLNALHPMSGAYEAPSPPSFGKPHQNAYAVPNPGYQASLKGCPNQQKFAGAAAAAAEYEPHVLQANGAAYGAGAMQGSPAYVGGNFVDSLPASGPALYGLNHLGQQHQAGAMDYGGVPPGQPHGPCESHAAYAELSSHHATSQGRIQEAPKLTHL; this is translated from the exons ATGCAGAAGGCCTCGTACTACGACAGCTCCACGCTCTTCGGGGGCTACTCCTACGCCAATGGGTTCGGCTACGAGGGCGCCCAGCCGCCCTTCCAGGCCTCTTCCCACCTGGAGAGCGACTTCCAGAggtcctcctgctccctgcagtcCCACGGCAAGAGTAAGGAGCTCAACGGGAGCTGCATGAGGCCCGCGGAGCCACCGGCATCGCCCAACGCCAACAGCGCCAACAGCGCCAACAGCGCCAACAATGCCGGTAAAAACAGCCCCGGGAAATCCAGCCTGGGTGCCAGCGGCAGCATCTCCAAGCAGATCTTCCCCTGGATGAAGGAGTCGAGGCAGAACTCCAAGCAGAAGAACGGCTCGCCCGGCGCAG AAacctgcggcggcggcggaggcggcggcgaGAAAAGCCCCCCGGGCTCCTCGGCCTCCAAGAGGGCGCGCACGGCCTACACCAGCGCCCAGCtggtggagctggagaaggaattcCACTTCAACCGCTACCTGTGCCGGCCGCGGCGCGTGGAGATGGCCAACCTGCTGAACCTCAGCGAGCGCCAGATCAAGATCTGGTTCCAGAACAGGAGGATGAAGTACAAAAAGGATCAGAAATCCAAAGGCATGGGCGGCTCCTCTTCTGGGGGGCCCTCCCCGGCAGGCAGCCCCCCGCAGCCCATGCAGGCCTCGGCGGGGTTCCTCAACGCCTTGCACCCCATGAGCGGCGCCTACGAGGCGCCGTCGCCGCCGTCCTTCGGCAAACCCCACCAGAACGCCTACGCCGTGCCCAACCCCGGCTACCAGGCGTCCCTGAAGGGTTGCCCAAACCAGCAGAAATTcgccggggccgcggcggcggcggccgagTACGAGCCGCACGTGCTGCAGGCCAACGGCGCGGCCTACGGCGCGGGcgccatgcagggcagccccgCCTACGTCGGAGGGAACTTTGTGGATTCTCTGCCCGCCTCGGGCCCGGCCCTGTACGGCCTCAACCAcctgggccagcagcaccaggccgGCGCCATGGACTACGGAGGGGTCCCGCCGGGCCAGCCCCACGGACCGTGCGAGAGCCACGCTGCCTACGCGGAGCTCTCGTCGCACCACGCTACTTCTCAGGGCAGAATCCAAGAGGCGCCCAAGCTCACCCACCTGTGA